GAAATTACACAATAATAAGAAATAAACAACCGTTCTCTTTACTATTCGAAACTTTTTCAGCAAATATCTTAACTAATTTAGGTGATGACGCTATTTTACGCCGTTATCACCGATATTCAGAATCATTGCAGGCGGCTCTCCTTCTCTCTTCCTTGCGGCGATGATACAACTTTTTCAACAAGGAACACCATGCAGCGAAAACAGTCCTGTTTCGTCACGTTATTCCGGCATGAAAGAGCGAAACGCCAGACATCTAAAGCCCTTAATAAATAGAAAATATTTCAATATCTTGTGACCAGCCAAAATGGTAAGTTTTGACCATGCGAAAAAATGCTGCTCTTCGTCTATCTTAAAATAATGTTCTTTCCCGGTGAGCCCGGATTTTTTTCACAAAAGGCGAGGAGATCTCACCAAAATAATCAAGAACAGCAGATACTGAACCAATCGAAAGCGACTGAGACGTTTATACAATGAAAATAGCAATTTTCGGAGCAGGAGTTGCTGGCCTTAGTGCAGCAATAGAGCTTGTGGATCGTGGACACACGGTAGAGATTTATGAAAAACGCAAGGTACTTGGCGGTAAGGTTTCCGTCTGGAAAGACAGCGAGGGTGACTCCATAGAATCAGGACTTCATATTGTTTTCGGTGGTTACGAACAGCTTCAGCAATACCTTAAACGGGTCGGTGCGGAAGATAATTATCAGTGGAAAGAACATACCCTGATCTATGCTGAACCGAATGGACAACAATCTTTTTTCAAGAAGGCAAACCTTCCCAGTCCCTGGGCAGAGGTTATTGGCGGTCTGCAGACCGATTTCCTTACAATGTGGGACAAAATCTCCCTGATCAAAGGGCTCTATCCTGCCCTTACCGGCAATGAGGCCTATTTCCGCAGTCAGGACCATATGACCTATTCGGAGTGGCACCGATTGAGAGGAGCGTCGGAGCATTCGTTACAGAAACTCTGGCGGGCCATTGCTCTTGCCATGAATTTCATTGAGCCGAATATCATCAGTGCACGGCCGATGATCACTATTTTCAAATATTTTGGCACCAATTATACCGCAACCAAGTTTGCCTTTTTCCGCAAAAATCCTGGCGATTCCATGATTGAACCAATGCGGCAGTATATACAGAGCAAGGGTGGGCGCATTTTTGTTGATGCAAAACTTAACCGGTTTGAACTCAACAGTGACGAGAGTATTAAAGGCGCCCTGCTGCAGGATGGCCATAAAATCGAGGCTGATGCCTATATTTCCGCCCTGCCTGTCCACAACATCAAAACCATTATTCCCCGTGAGTGGCTCGCCCATAAGTATTTCCGCAACTTGCATGAATTTGTTGGCAGCCCGGTCGCAAACTGCCAGCTCTGGTTCGACCGGAAAATTACCGATACCGATAATCTCATGTTTTCACAAGGCACGATTTTTGCGACATTTGCTGATGTCTCAATCACTTGCCCTGACGACTTCCAGAATGGCTCCGGCACAGCAAACGGTGGCAGCGTCATGAGCCTGGTGCTTGCTCCGGCACACCAATTGATGGAGATGCCCAACGAGGTAATTATTGAGCTTGTCATGAAAGATATTCACGACCGCTTTCCTTTGTCACGTCAGGCAATACTTCTCAAATCAACCCTTGTCAAAATTCCCCAATCAGTCTACAAGGCGGTACCCGATGTCGATAAATTCCGCCCTGACCAGATCAGCCCTGTTAAAAACTTTTTTCTGGCTGGCGATTATACTGACCAGCACTATCTGGCTTCCATGGAGGGTGCGGCACTGAGCGGAAAACTGGTGGCAGAAAAGCTTCTCAGCCGGTTCGGCAACTGAACGCAGCAATGAACGATGAACGACTCCTCATTATCTTCAGCAAAAACCCTGAAGCTGGGCAAGTAAAAACCCGCCTTGCGCGAGATGTCGGAGAAAAAAAAGCCCTTGAGATTTATGAAATTCTCAGGGAGCATACCGCTCTCGTGACTGCGAAGGTTAGTGCTGAACGAATGGTATTTTACTCCAGCTTTATCCCCTCCTCTGATCTCTTTCGCACAACAACATTCAGCTTTCGCCTGCAAGAGGGAGCTGACTTGGGGGAGCGGATGTTTCATGCCATACGCAGTGGATTTGAAGCCGGTTTTCGCCACATCGTACTCATCGGAACAGACTGTTACGAACTGAGCAGCGAAATTCTTGACCAAGCATTCAGCGCTCTTGAACGATCTGATGCTGTTGTTGGGCCTGCCACTGATGGCGGCTTTTACCTTATCGGACTGAACAGGCTGATACCAGAACTCTTTCTCAACCGAGAGTGGAGCAATTCTGCGGTTCTCAGGGAGAGCATCAGAATTCTTCAGTGCCATGAAACTCCATACGAGTTGCTTTCGGAGCTTTCGGATATTGATACCTTCGATGACCTGAAAAAAAGCAGATTATGGATACAACAACCTTAAGCATAATTATACCCGTCTATAACGAAGAGGCCATCATTGCTCAAGCGCTTCATACTCTCCTTGCAATAACGGATCGATCGTCAGGCATTGAGATCATTGTCAGTGACGCAAGTACAGACAGGACTCCCGATATTCTCTCCCGCTTTCCGGTAACCATATGCCACAGTGCAAAGGGACGTGCCGTTCAAATGAATAACGGCGCCCGCGTGGCCGGAGGAGATATTCTCCTCTTTCTTCATGCCGATACGCTGCCGCCCGACACGTTTATCGATGATATCCGTTCGGCAGCGGCTACCGGGAAAAAGGCAGGTTGTTTCAAAATGAGATTTGATGACGACCACCCGCTTCTCGCTCTCTTTGGATGGTTCACCCGCGTTCCACTGATCCTCTGCCGGGGAGGAGATCAATCACTCTTTATCGACAGAGCACTCTTTTTCGGCATCGAGGGGTTCGATGAAAACCTGCTCGTCATGGAAGACTACGATATCATCAAACGCATCGAAGAGCGTGAGCCGTTCCACATCCTCGAAACAGAGGTCACCACATCAGCCAGAAAATATCATGACAACGGCATCATCCGGCTCCAGATGATTTTCGGAACACTTCATCTCATGTATGCCCT
The DNA window shown above is from Pelodictyon phaeoclathratiforme BU-1 and carries:
- a CDS encoding FAD-dependent oxidoreductase gives rise to the protein MKIAIFGAGVAGLSAAIELVDRGHTVEIYEKRKVLGGKVSVWKDSEGDSIESGLHIVFGGYEQLQQYLKRVGAEDNYQWKEHTLIYAEPNGQQSFFKKANLPSPWAEVIGGLQTDFLTMWDKISLIKGLYPALTGNEAYFRSQDHMTYSEWHRLRGASEHSLQKLWRAIALAMNFIEPNIISARPMITIFKYFGTNYTATKFAFFRKNPGDSMIEPMRQYIQSKGGRIFVDAKLNRFELNSDESIKGALLQDGHKIEADAYISALPVHNIKTIIPREWLAHKYFRNLHEFVGSPVANCQLWFDRKITDTDNLMFSQGTIFATFADVSITCPDDFQNGSGTANGGSVMSLVLAPAHQLMEMPNEVIIELVMKDIHDRFPLSRQAILLKSTLVKIPQSVYKAVPDVDKFRPDQISPVKNFFLAGDYTDQHYLASMEGAALSGKLVAEKLLSRFGN
- a CDS encoding TIGR04282 family arsenosugar biosynthesis glycosyltransferase, whose translation is MNDERLLIIFSKNPEAGQVKTRLARDVGEKKALEIYEILREHTALVTAKVSAERMVFYSSFIPSSDLFRTTTFSFRLQEGADLGERMFHAIRSGFEAGFRHIVLIGTDCYELSSEILDQAFSALERSDAVVGPATDGGFYLIGLNRLIPELFLNREWSNSAVLRESIRILQCHETPYELLSELSDIDTFDDLKKSRLWIQQP
- a CDS encoding TIGR04283 family arsenosugar biosynthesis glycosyltransferase → MDTTTLSIIIPVYNEEAIIAQALHTLLAITDRSSGIEIIVSDASTDRTPDILSRFPVTICHSAKGRAVQMNNGARVAGGDILLFLHADTLPPDTFIDDIRSAAATGKKAGCFKMRFDDDHPLLALFGWFTRVPLILCRGGDQSLFIDRALFFGIEGFDENLLVMEDYDIIKRIEEREPFHILETEVTTSARKYHDNGIIRLQMIFGTLHLMYALGFDQESLIRYYRENII